A genomic window from Lentibacter algarum includes:
- a CDS encoding glycosyltransferase, with the protein MRQAKLQVLGLCRWSYPSQTGAFNNTGESLEALQSELYAAGRMAVRLFFLEHLVLPSLRAQSDPDFTLVLMMGETLPEPWRSRVLELVQDVPQVKPVFLPEGQNHMAACTALMRAHRDENADVVVEFRLDDDDAVASDFVAQLRGLYRQLRPIYKANKRVAVDFCRGFLFRCEDDGGVNYLPVEARLWTPALALYLPPDHPRSLLNYPHMRTWRSMPVLSLNKKPMFVRGAHGGNDSAIKERKVDSFRYKLETLPSVMASDFGVDLEAFEAAWSEVCA; encoded by the coding sequence ATGAGGCAGGCGAAGCTTCAGGTTTTGGGGCTATGCCGCTGGTCGTATCCGAGCCAGACGGGTGCGTTCAACAATACAGGCGAGAGCCTTGAAGCTTTGCAGAGCGAGCTTTATGCGGCGGGGCGTATGGCTGTGCGGCTCTTTTTCTTGGAGCACCTTGTCTTGCCAAGCCTGCGGGCGCAGAGCGACCCAGACTTTACGCTTGTCTTGATGATGGGGGAGACGCTGCCCGAGCCATGGCGCTCGCGTGTGCTTGAGCTTGTACAAGATGTGCCGCAAGTGAAGCCTGTATTTTTGCCAGAAGGTCAGAACCATATGGCCGCCTGTACAGCGCTCATGCGGGCGCATCGAGACGAGAATGCAGATGTTGTTGTCGAGTTTCGTTTGGATGACGATGATGCTGTAGCAAGCGACTTTGTTGCGCAATTGCGCGGGCTCTATCGGCAGCTGCGTCCGATCTACAAAGCCAACAAGCGGGTTGCCGTTGATTTTTGTCGGGGGTTCTTGTTTCGCTGTGAGGATGATGGAGGGGTGAACTATCTTCCTGTCGAGGCACGGCTCTGGACGCCTGCACTTGCGCTTTACCTGCCGCCTGATCATCCGCGCAGCCTGCTGAACTATCCGCATATGCGAACATGGCGGAGTATGCCTGTTTTGAGCCTGAACAAGAAGCCAATGTTCGTACGGGGTGCTCATGGGGGGAATGACAGCGCGATCAAAGAACGCAAGGTCGATAGCTTCCGATACAAGCTTGAGACTTTGCCATCTGTGATGGCCTCGGACTTCGGGGTTGATCTGGAGGCTTTTGAGGCGGCTTGGAGCGAGGTTTGCGCCTGA
- the rpsG gene encoding 30S ribosomal protein S7 — translation MSRRHAAEKREVLPDAKFGDRVLTKFMNNLMIDGKKAVAERIVYNAFDRVESKIKRAPVEVFHEALENIKPSVEVRSRRVGGATYQVPVEVRPERREALAIRWLINASRARNENTMEERLAGELMDAVQSRGSAVKKREDTHKMADANKAFSHYRW, via the coding sequence ATGTCACGTCGTCACGCCGCTGAAAAACGCGAAGTCCTTCCTGACGCCAAATTTGGTGACCGGGTTCTGACAAAATTCATGAACAACCTGATGATCGACGGCAAAAAAGCTGTTGCCGAGCGTATCGTCTACAACGCGTTTGATCGCGTTGAGAGCAAAATCAAGCGCGCCCCTGTGGAAGTCTTCCACGAAGCGCTCGAAAACATCAAACCGTCCGTCGAAGTGCGTTCGCGCCGCGTCGGTGGTGCGACATACCAGGTGCCTGTTGAAGTGCGCCCTGAGCGTCGCGAAGCCCTTGCCATCCGTTGGTTGATCAATGCGAGCCGCGCTCGCAACGAAAACACCATGGAAGAGCGCCTTGCTGGCGAACTGATGGATGCTGTGCAATCTCGCGGTTCTGCCGTGAAAAAGCGCGAAGACACTCACAAAATGGCCGATGCGAACAAAGCATTCAGCCACTACCGCTGGTAA
- a CDS encoding glycosyltransferase, with translation MAQKSLDPQVIGVVRFSVLTTDFSLHAHDDHEALADKLFAPARMALRLRLFERLCLPSLVGQSDQGFRLVVLTAEALPDDIRERLDALVAPHENISVYAAAPEQHYQMIKKAYASVYENDAQYRLTFRLDDDDALALDYVARLKTLARGLLPLRPDVPQVIAFNRGFYVDMTAPKGRGRVFDTVERAPLSCGTALLAPASYTRNPYRYNHRALAQHYNVYSDILEPCFLRTIHGDNHSSPAKLGILGKLGEDAVADQISRYFGLDIDMLGALE, from the coding sequence ATGGCACAGAAGAGTTTAGATCCACAGGTGATCGGAGTGGTGCGGTTTTCCGTTTTGACCACAGATTTTTCACTTCATGCGCATGACGACCATGAAGCCTTGGCAGATAAGTTGTTTGCGCCTGCGCGTATGGCATTGAGGCTGAGACTTTTTGAACGGCTTTGTTTGCCATCTCTTGTGGGCCAGAGTGATCAAGGGTTTCGGCTCGTTGTGCTTACGGCTGAAGCGCTGCCGGATGACATTCGCGAACGGCTTGATGCGTTGGTGGCTCCACATGAGAATATCAGCGTTTATGCGGCGGCCCCTGAACAGCATTATCAGATGATAAAGAAGGCTTATGCCTCTGTTTATGAAAACGATGCACAGTATCGCCTCACCTTTCGGTTGGATGACGATGATGCGCTTGCGCTTGATTATGTGGCGCGTCTCAAAACACTGGCGCGGGGGCTTTTGCCTCTGAGGCCCGATGTGCCGCAGGTGATCGCGTTTAACCGAGGGTTTTATGTCGATATGACTGCGCCGAAGGGCAGGGGGCGTGTGTTTGATACGGTGGAGCGCGCGCCCTTGTCTTGCGGAACGGCACTGCTTGCGCCTGCGAGCTATACGCGCAACCCATACCGCTATAATCATCGTGCTTTGGCGCAGCACTACAATGTCTATTCCGACATCTTGGAGCCTTGCTTCTTGCGCACGATTCACGGCGATAATCACTCGAGCCCTGCAAAGCTCGGTATTTTAGGGAAGCTGGGCGAGGATGCCGTCGCTGATCAGATCTCGCGATATTTTGGACTGGATATAGATATGCTTGGAGCGCTTGAATGA
- a CDS encoding DMT family transporter, with amino-acid sequence MISAQDNLRGAVLMMVSMAAFTFNDAFMKMISAKLPLFQILMLRGILTTCLIALVMLAMGRLRFAVPREDRWLVFTRVVAEAASAYFFLTALFNMPIANVSAIMQALPLAITLAAAVFFREPVGWRRLSAIFVGFFGVMLIIRPGAEDFTLYSLYTLAAVIVVTIRDLATRRLSAETPSMAVTFYSSLGVTFFFAMAAPSQGWVPVDGYAAMMIAGASVMVIGGYICSIMVMRIGEISFVATFRYTSLVWALLLGWLVFGDWPKPVTLLGASIVIGSGVFMLLRERQINRRVAKAAAARPAAGAGV; translated from the coding sequence ATGATTTCGGCACAAGACAATTTACGCGGGGCTGTCTTGATGATGGTGTCGATGGCGGCGTTTACGTTCAATGACGCATTTATGAAGATGATTTCTGCAAAGCTGCCGTTGTTTCAAATTTTGATGCTGCGGGGCATTTTGACAACCTGCCTGATTGCGCTTGTGATGCTCGCAATGGGGCGCTTGCGTTTTGCAGTCCCGCGTGAGGACCGTTGGCTTGTGTTTACGCGTGTTGTTGCGGAGGCGGCCTCGGCCTATTTTTTCCTGACTGCATTGTTCAATATGCCAATCGCCAATGTCAGCGCGATCATGCAGGCCTTGCCTCTGGCGATCACACTGGCGGCGGCAGTGTTCTTTCGGGAGCCTGTCGGCTGGCGACGATTGTCTGCCATTTTTGTCGGATTTTTTGGAGTTATGCTGATCATTCGCCCAGGGGCCGAGGATTTCACGCTCTACTCGCTTTATACTTTGGCGGCGGTGATCGTCGTCACAATCCGTGATCTGGCCACGCGGCGCTTGAGCGCTGAGACGCCTTCGATGGCAGTGACATTTTATTCCTCCCTCGGTGTCACGTTCTTTTTTGCTATGGCGGCGCCGTCGCAAGGGTGGGTTCCAGTGGATGGATATGCCGCAATGATGATTGCGGGGGCTTCTGTGATGGTGATTGGTGGATACATTTGCTCAATCATGGTGATGCGGATTGGCGAGATCAGTTTTGTGGCTACGTTCCGCTATACCTCACTGGTTTGGGCGTTGCTTTTGGGATGGTTGGTGTTTGGCGATTGGCCAAAGCCTGTGACACTTTTGGGCGCGTCGATCGTGATTGGATCGGGTGTATTTATGCTTTTGCGAGAACGCCAAATCAACCGTCGTGTGGCCAAAGCTGCAGCAGCACGGCCAGCTGCGGGGGCAGGGGTATGA
- the fusA gene encoding elongation factor G, with amino-acid sequence MARDYPLERYRNFGIIAHIDAGKTTCSERILFYTGKSHNIGEVHDGAATMDWMEQEQERGITITSAATTTFWERTENGTEADSLKHRMNIIDTPGHVDFTIEVERSLAVLDGAVTVLDGNAGVEPQTETVWRQADRYKVPRIVFVNKMDKIGADFFNCVRMIEDRTGATAIPVGIPIGSETDLEGLIDLVTMEEWLWQGDDLGASWVKAPIRDGLKAQADEWRGKLVEAAVEMDDDAMEAYLMEGTEPDVATLRVLLRKGCLALKFVPVLGGSAFKNKGVQPLLNAVIDYLPSPLDVVDYMGFKPGDETETRDIPRRADDDMAFSGLAFKIMNDPFVGSLTFTRIYSGKLEKGDTVFNSTKGKKERIGRMMMMHSINREEIEEAFAGDIIALAGLKDTTTGDTLCDVKEPVVLETMTFPDPVIEIAIEPKTKNDQEKMSQGLQRLAAEDPSFRVETDIESGQTIMKGMGELHLDILVDRLKREFKVEANIGAPQVAYRETISHEVEHTYTHKKQSGGSGQFGEVKMIISPTEPGEGYSFESRIVGGSIPKEYIPGVEKGINSVTDSGPLAGFPVIDFKVALIDGKFHDVDSSVLAFEIAARMCMREGMRKAGAKLLEPVMKVEVITPEEYTGGIIGDLTSRRGQVSGQEPRGNAIAIDCFVPLANMFGYINTLRSMSSGRAQFTMQFDHYEPVPNNISEEIQAKYA; translated from the coding sequence ATGGCACGCGACTATCCCCTCGAACGCTACCGTAACTTTGGTATCATCGCGCACATCGACGCCGGTAAAACCACATGTTCCGAGCGTATCCTGTTTTACACGGGTAAATCACACAACATCGGCGAAGTGCACGATGGCGCAGCCACCATGGACTGGATGGAGCAAGAGCAGGAGCGTGGCATCACGATCACCTCAGCTGCGACAACCACGTTCTGGGAGCGCACAGAGAACGGCACAGAAGCCGACTCACTCAAGCACCGCATGAACATCATCGACACACCAGGCCACGTTGACTTCACAATCGAAGTTGAGCGTTCGCTTGCGGTACTCGATGGTGCGGTTACTGTTCTTGACGGTAACGCCGGCGTTGAGCCACAGACCGAAACAGTATGGCGTCAAGCCGACCGCTACAAAGTTCCGCGGATTGTTTTTGTCAACAAAATGGACAAAATCGGCGCAGACTTCTTCAACTGTGTTCGCATGATCGAAGACCGCACGGGTGCGACAGCTATCCCTGTTGGTATTCCGATCGGTTCGGAAACAGATCTTGAAGGTCTGATTGATCTTGTGACCATGGAAGAATGGCTGTGGCAGGGCGATGACCTTGGCGCATCATGGGTCAAAGCTCCAATCCGTGACGGTCTCAAGGCGCAAGCCGACGAGTGGCGCGGCAAGCTTGTTGAAGCTGCTGTGGAAATGGACGACGACGCTATGGAAGCCTACCTCATGGAAGGCACAGAGCCTGACGTGGCAACGCTTCGCGTACTGCTTCGCAAGGGCTGCTTGGCTCTGAAGTTCGTTCCTGTTCTTGGTGGTTCCGCCTTCAAAAACAAAGGTGTTCAGCCGCTTCTCAACGCCGTAATCGACTACCTCCCGAGCCCGCTCGACGTTGTTGATTACATGGGCTTTAAGCCAGGCGATGAGACAGAAACACGTGACATCCCGCGCCGTGCGGACGATGACATGGCGTTCTCTGGCCTTGCGTTCAAGATCATGAACGACCCGTTTGTTGGCTCGCTGACATTCACACGGATCTATTCAGGTAAGCTCGAAAAGGGCGACACTGTCTTTAACTCTACCAAAGGTAAGAAAGAGCGCATCGGTCGTATGATGATGATGCACTCAATCAACCGTGAAGAGATCGAAGAAGCTTTCGCTGGCGATATTATCGCTCTGGCTGGCCTCAAAGATACAACAACGGGCGACACACTTTGCGACGTTAAAGAGCCAGTGGTTCTGGAAACAATGACATTCCCCGATCCCGTTATCGAGATTGCCATTGAGCCAAAGACAAAGAACGACCAAGAGAAAATGTCTCAAGGTCTGCAGCGTCTTGCGGCTGAAGATCCCTCGTTCCGTGTTGAGACTGACATTGAATCAGGCCAGACCATCATGAAGGGTATGGGTGAACTTCACCTCGATATTCTCGTGGACCGTCTGAAGCGTGAATTCAAAGTTGAAGCCAACATCGGTGCGCCACAGGTTGCTTATCGTGAGACCATCTCTCACGAAGTTGAGCACACTTACACGCACAAGAAACAGTCGGGTGGTTCAGGCCAGTTCGGCGAGGTGAAAATGATCATCTCTCCAACAGAGCCAGGCGAAGGTTACTCGTTTGAAAGCCGTATCGTCGGCGGGTCTATTCCTAAAGAATATATCCCAGGCGTAGAAAAGGGCATCAACTCCGTCACAGACAGCGGCCCTCTGGCTGGCTTCCCTGTGATCGACTTCAAAGTTGCTCTGATCGACGGTAAGTTCCACGATGTTGACTCATCGGTTCTCGCATTCGAAATCGCGGCCCGTATGTGTATGCGTGAAGGCATGCGCAAAGCTGGCGCGAAATTGCTTGAGCCAGTGATGAAAGTCGAAGTGATTACACCTGAAGAATATACAGGCGGCATCATCGGCGATTTGACATCACGTCGTGGTCAGGTTTCGGGCCAAGAGCCTCGCGGCAACGCGATTGCGATTGATTGCTTTGTGCCGCTCGCGAACATGTTCGGCTACATCAACACTCTGCGTTCTATGTCTTCGGGCCGCGCTCAGTTTACGATGCAGTTTGACCATTACGAGCCGGTTCCAAACAACATCTCGGAAGAAATCCAAGCGAAGTACGCTTAA
- the rpoC gene encoding DNA-directed RNA polymerase subunit beta': MNQELTNNPFNPLAPTKVFDEIKVSLASPERILSWSFGEIKKPETINYRTFKPERDGLFCARIFGPVKDYECLCGKYKRMKYRGVVCEKCGVEVTLQKVRRERMGHIELASPVAHIWFLKSLPSRIGLMLDMTLRDLERVLYFENYVVIEPGLTDLTYGQMLTEEEFMDAQDHYGMDAFTANIGAEAIREMLAQIDLESEAETLRADLKEATGELKPKKIIKRLKVVESFLESGNRPEWMVMTVIPVIPPELRPLVPLDGGRFATSDLNDLYRRVINRNNRLKRLIELRAPDIIVRNEKRMLQESVDALFDNGRRGRVITGANKRPLKSLSDMLKGKQGRFRQNLLGKRVDFSGRSVIVTGPELKLHQCGLPKKMALELFKPFIYSRLEAKGLSATVKQAKKLVEKERPEVWDILDEVIREHPVMLNRAPTLHRLGIQAFEPVLIEGKAIQLHPLVCSAFNADFDGDQMAVHVPLSLEAQLEARVLMMSTNNVLSPANGAPIIVPSQDMILGLYYTTIEREGMVGEGMAFASIEEVQHALDSGAVHLHSKITARIPQVDGEGNTVMQRFETTPGRVRLGALLPQNNKAPFELVNRLLRKREVQQVIDTVYRYCGQKESVIFCDQIMTMGFREAFKAGISFGKDDMVIPDTKWTIVDETRDFVKDFEQQYLDGLITQGEKYNKVVDAWSKCNDKVTEAMMNTISADKRDENGAVMEPNSVYMMAHSGARGSVTQMKQLGGMRGLMAKPNGDIIETPIISNFKEGLNVLEYFNSTHGARKGLSDTALKTANSGYLTRRLVDVAQDCIVREHDCGTERAITAEAAVNDGEVVSSLAERLLGRVAADDILKPGTDEVIIAQGTMIDERMADAIEEAGVVSTRIRSPLTCEAEDGVCAMCYGRDLARGTMVNQGEAVGIIAAQSIGEPGTQLTMRTFHIGGVAQGGQQSFLEASQEGKITFENASLLENEAGEALVVGRNMKIAIVGDDGEERASHKLSYGTKLFVKEGGKVLRGDKLFEWDPYTLPIIAEKSGTAKFVDLVSGIAVRDETDDATGMTQKIVIDWRAAPKGNELKPEIILQDKDGEPVRNDAGNPVTYPMSVDAVLSIEEGQEIKAGDVVARIPREGAKTKDITGGLPRVAELFEARRPKDHAIIAEIDGYVRYGRDYKNKRRISIEPSDESMEAVEYMVPKGKHIPVMEGDFVQKGDYIMDGNPAPHDILSIMGVEALADYMIDEVQDVYRLQGVKINDKHIEVIVRQMLQKWEILDSGDTTLLKGENVDKVEFDEANAKAEARGGRPAQGEPILLGITKASLQTRSFISAASFQETTRVLTEASVQGKKDKLVGLKENVIVGRLIPAGTGGATKQMRRVAQDRDNVVLEARREEAEAAAALAAPVQDDVFAAAPPAEDITSEIPESREE; this comes from the coding sequence ATGAACCAGGAACTGACAAACAACCCGTTTAACCCACTTGCGCCCACGAAGGTTTTTGATGAGATCAAGGTCTCTCTTGCTTCACCAGAGCGTATTCTGTCGTGGTCCTTCGGGGAAATCAAAAAGCCCGAAACCATCAACTACCGTACGTTCAAGCCTGAGCGGGACGGCCTTTTCTGCGCGCGTATCTTCGGCCCGGTAAAGGACTACGAATGCCTTTGCGGCAAATATAAGCGCATGAAGTATCGCGGCGTTGTCTGCGAGAAATGCGGTGTTGAAGTTACGCTTCAAAAAGTACGCCGTGAGCGTATGGGCCACATCGAGCTGGCCTCACCTGTGGCACACATCTGGTTCCTGAAGTCGCTTCCATCGCGGATCGGCCTTATGCTGGATATGACACTGCGTGATCTTGAGCGCGTTCTTTACTTCGAAAACTATGTGGTTATCGAGCCAGGTCTTACAGACCTGACATACGGCCAGATGCTGACCGAAGAAGAGTTCATGGATGCGCAAGACCACTACGGTATGGACGCGTTTACGGCGAACATCGGTGCGGAAGCGATCCGTGAGATGCTGGCCCAGATCGACCTTGAGTCTGAAGCAGAAACTCTGCGTGCAGACCTTAAGGAAGCGACAGGCGAGCTGAAGCCGAAGAAAATCATCAAGCGTCTCAAAGTTGTTGAAAGCTTCCTTGAAAGTGGCAACCGCCCCGAGTGGATGGTTATGACGGTTATCCCTGTGATCCCGCCAGAGCTTCGCCCGCTGGTTCCTCTGGATGGTGGCCGCTTTGCGACATCAGATCTCAACGATCTTTATCGTCGTGTGATCAACCGGAACAACCGTCTCAAGCGCCTCATCGAACTGCGCGCGCCCGATATCATCGTGCGCAACGAAAAGCGGATGTTGCAGGAATCTGTCGATGCTCTGTTTGACAACGGTCGTCGTGGCCGCGTCATCACAGGCGCAAACAAGCGTCCGTTGAAATCGCTTTCAGACATGCTGAAGGGTAAGCAAGGCCGCTTCCGTCAGAACCTTTTGGGTAAACGCGTCGACTTCTCTGGCCGTTCAGTCATCGTGACTGGCCCAGAGCTTAAGCTTCACCAGTGTGGTCTTCCCAAGAAGATGGCGCTTGAGCTCTTCAAGCCGTTTATTTATAGCCGTTTGGAGGCCAAAGGCCTGTCAGCGACTGTGAAACAAGCCAAGAAGCTTGTTGAAAAAGAGCGTCCTGAAGTCTGGGATATCTTGGATGAAGTTATCCGCGAACACCCCGTCATGCTCAACCGCGCTCCGACGCTTCACCGCCTCGGCATCCAAGCGTTTGAACCTGTTTTGATCGAAGGCAAAGCCATTCAGCTTCACCCGCTGGTTTGCTCGGCCTTTAACGCCGACTTTGACGGTGACCAAATGGCTGTTCACGTACCGCTCTCGCTGGAAGCCCAGCTTGAAGCGCGTGTTCTGATGATGTCGACCAACAACGTTCTGTCGCCTGCAAACGGCGCGCCGATCATTGTTCCGTCACAGGATATGATTTTGGGTCTGTACTATACGACCATCGAGCGTGAAGGCATGGTTGGCGAAGGCATGGCTTTTGCATCGATTGAAGAAGTTCAGCATGCACTGGACTCTGGTGCTGTGCATTTGCACTCCAAGATCACCGCGCGGATCCCGCAGGTGGACGGCGAAGGCAACACTGTGATGCAGCGTTTCGAAACGACACCGGGCCGTGTGCGCCTTGGTGCGCTTCTGCCGCAAAACAACAAAGCGCCATTCGAGCTGGTCAACCGTTTGCTGCGCAAACGTGAAGTTCAGCAAGTGATTGACACGGTTTACCGTTACTGTGGTCAGAAAGAGTCTGTCATCTTCTGTGACCAGATCATGACCATGGGCTTCCGTGAAGCTTTCAAGGCGGGTATTTCGTTTGGTAAGGATGACATGGTCATTCCAGACACCAAATGGACGATCGTTGATGAGACACGCGACTTTGTGAAGGACTTTGAACAGCAGTATCTCGACGGCCTGATCACACAGGGCGAGAAATACAACAAAGTTGTTGATGCATGGTCAAAGTGTAACGACAAAGTCACCGAAGCCATGATGAACACCATCTCGGCGGACAAGCGCGATGAGAATGGCGCTGTTATGGAGCCAAACTCGGTTTACATGATGGCTCACTCTGGCGCGCGTGGCTCGGTTACTCAGATGAAACAGCTCGGCGGTATGCGTGGCCTGATGGCCAAGCCGAACGGCGACATCATCGAGACACCGATCATCTCGAACTTTAAAGAAGGTCTGAACGTTCTTGAGTACTTCAACTCTACTCACGGCGCGCGGAAAGGTCTTTCGGATACCGCTCTGAAAACAGCGAACTCCGGTTACCTCACACGTCGTCTTGTGGACGTTGCGCAAGACTGCATCGTGCGTGAGCACGACTGTGGAACAGAGCGCGCAATCACGGCAGAAGCAGCCGTGAATGACGGTGAAGTTGTGTCTTCACTGGCAGAGCGTCTCTTGGGCCGTGTTGCAGCAGACGACATCCTCAAGCCAGGCACAGATGAAGTTATCATCGCGCAGGGCACGATGATTGACGAGCGTATGGCCGATGCAATTGAGGAAGCGGGTGTTGTTAGCACGCGTATCCGCAGCCCGCTGACTTGCGAAGCTGAAGACGGCGTTTGTGCCATGTGCTACGGTCGTGACCTCGCGCGCGGTACGATGGTTAACCAAGGTGAGGCCGTCGGCATCATCGCGGCGCAGTCCATCGGCGAACCAGGTACACAGCTGACGATGCGGACATTCCACATCGGCGGCGTTGCACAGGGTGGTCAGCAGTCGTTCCTTGAGGCGAGCCAAGAAGGTAAAATTACCTTTGAAAACGCGTCTCTGCTTGAGAACGAAGCAGGCGAAGCACTTGTTGTTGGCCGTAACATGAAAATCGCGATCGTCGGTGACGATGGTGAGGAACGTGCGAGCCACAAGCTGAGCTACGGTACCAAGCTCTTTGTCAAAGAAGGCGGCAAAGTTCTGCGTGGCGACAAGCTCTTTGAGTGGGATCCCTACACGCTTCCGATCATCGCTGAGAAGTCGGGTACAGCCAAGTTTGTTGACCTCGTGAGCGGTATTGCCGTGCGCGACGAGACAGATGACGCGACCGGTATGACACAGAAGATCGTTATCGATTGGCGCGCTGCTCCGAAAGGCAACGAGCTCAAGCCAGAGATCATCTTGCAGGATAAAGACGGTGAGCCAGTGCGCAACGACGCGGGCAACCCAGTGACATATCCAATGTCTGTTGATGCTGTTCTTTCGATTGAAGAAGGCCAAGAGATCAAAGCGGGTGATGTTGTTGCGCGTATTCCACGCGAAGGCGCGAAAACGAAAGACATTACTGGTGGTCTGCCACGTGTTGCCGAGCTTTTCGAAGCCCGTCGTCCGAAAGACCACGCGATCATCGCAGAGATCGACGGTTATGTTCGTTATGGCCGCGACTATAAGAACAAGCGCCGCATCTCGATTGAGCCATCAGACGAGAGCATGGAAGCCGTTGAATATATGGTTCCGAAGGGCAAGCACATTCCAGTTATGGAAGGCGACTTTGTCCAGAAGGGCGATTACATCATGGACGGTAACCCTGCGCCGCATGACATCCTCTCCATCATGGGTGTCGAAGCGCTGGCGGACTACATGATCGACGAGGTGCAAGATGTTTACCGCCTGCAAGGCGTGAAGATCAACGATAAGCACATCGAAGTTATCGTGCGTCAGATGCTCCAGAAGTGGGAAATTCTCGACAGTGGCGACACCACGCTCCTCAAGGGCGAGAATGTCGACAAAGTCGAGTTTGACGAGGCCAATGCCAAGGCGGAAGCCCGTGGCGGACGCCCTGCACAAGGCGAGCCGATCCTTCTCGGGATCACCAAGGCGAGCTTGCAGACACGTTCCTTCATCTCGGCGGCATCGTTCCAAGAGACAACACGCGTTCTGACCGAAGCCTCTGTGCAAGGTAAGAAAGACAAGCTGGTTGGCCTCAAAGAAAACGTCATCGTAGGCCGTTTGATCCCTGCGGGGACAGGTGGTGCGACGAAGCAAATGCGCCGTGTGGCTCAGGACCGTGACAATGTTGTGCTTGAAGCGCGCCGCGAAGAAGCGGAAGCGGCAGCAGCTTTGGCGGCCCCTGTTCAGGACGATGTGTTCGCAGCAGCACCGCCCGCTGAGGACATCACAAGCGAGATCCCTGAGAGCCGCGAAGAATAA
- the rpsL gene encoding 30S ribosomal protein S12, translated as MPTIQQLIRKPRKPKVKRSKSLHLEGNPQKRGVCTRVYTTTPKKPNSAMRKVAKVRLTNGFEVISYIPGESHNLQEHSVVLIRGGRVKDLPGVRYHILRGVLDTQGVKDRKQRRSKYGAKRPK; from the coding sequence ATGCCAACGATCCAACAGCTCATCCGGAAGCCCCGGAAGCCGAAAGTCAAACGCTCCAAATCGCTTCACCTCGAGGGTAACCCTCAGAAGCGCGGCGTTTGTACACGCGTCTATACAACCACGCCTAAGAAGCCGAACTCGGCGATGCGTAAAGTTGCTAAAGTACGTCTCACAAATGGCTTTGAAGTCATCAGCTACATCCCAGGTGAAAGCCACAACCTTCAGGAGCACTCTGTTGTCCTGATCCGTGGCGGTCGTGTAAAAGACCTTCCCGGTGTTCGCTACCACATCCTGCGCGGTGTTCTTGATACGCAAGGCGTTAAAGACCGTAAGCAGCGCCGTTCGAAATATGGCGCTAAGCGTCCTAAGTAA